From Phoenix dactylifera cultivar Barhee BC4 unplaced genomic scaffold, palm_55x_up_171113_PBpolish2nd_filt_p 000397F, whole genome shotgun sequence, a single genomic window includes:
- the LOC103718493 gene encoding C-terminal binding protein AN-like, whose amino-acid sequence MQRYNSGAGRSPSDPNRMAADLPLVVSLNCLEDPSLEQEVLAGVAAIEHVGLSRLADGRIESAAAVLVHSLAFLPRAAQRRLRPWQLILCLGSTDRTVDSALAADLGLRLVHVDAGRAEEVADTVMALFLGLLRRTHLLSRHSSSSSAASGWLGSIQPLCRGMRRCRGLVLGIIGRSASARCLATRSLAFKMSVLYFDLNHKGKGKSRRPPIAFPPAARRMDTLNDLLAASDLVSLHCSLSNDTMHILNAECLQHIKPGAFIVNTGSGQLIDDCALKQLLIDGTIAGCALDGAEGPQWMEAWVREMPNVLILPRSADYSEEVWMEIREKAVTILQSFFFDGVIPNNVVSDEDEEKSETGYEEDQSEKQDKERVSDGEQQTDESHISSEYYKKNDIHQSKESQASGLSQNIGSRSEGRHGRSGKKGKKRPARRRSQQKSDDFSAVENDSNYTSRREDDTAISSRFASPEDSRNKQICLVESARESTPEKQMEVNTGFSRNSVKLLRDGFVIALHARDRPGFHVSRQRVPGNGWFLDTLSNVTKRDPAAQFIVAFRSKDTLGLRSFAAGGKLLQINRRMEFVFASYSFDVWESWMLEGSVLEECRLVNCRNPLAVLDVRIEILAAVSEEDGVARWLD is encoded by the exons atgcagcggtaCAACAGCGGCGCGGGCCGCTCGCCCTCGGATCCGAATCGGATGGCGGCGGACCTCCCCCTGGTCGTCTCCCTCAACTGCCTCGAGGACCCGTCCCTAGAGCAGGAGGTCCTCGCCGGCGTCGCTGCCATCGAGCACGTCGGCCTCTCCCGCCTTGCCGACGGCCGGATCGAGTCGGCCGCCGCAGTTCTCGTCCACTCCCTCGCCTTCCTCCCCCGCGCCgcccagcgccgcctccgccccTGGCAGCTCATCCTCTGCCTCGGCTCCACCGACCGGACGGTCGACTCTGCCCTCGCCGCCGACCTGGGTCTCCGTCTGGTCCACGTTGACGCCGGCCGCGCCGAGGAGGTCGCTGACACCGTCATGGCCCTCTTCCTCGGCCTCCTCCGCCGGACCCATCTCCTCTCCCgccactcctcctcctcctccgccgcctccggCTGGCTCGGCTCTATCCAGCCTCTCTGCCGCGGGATGCGCCGCTGCCGTGGCCTCGTGCTTGGGATCATCGGGAGGTCCGCGTCCGCCCGCTGCCTCGCCACCAGGAGCCTGGCCTTCAAGATGAGCGTCCTCTACTTCGATCTGAACCACAAG GGCAAAGGAAAGTCCAGAAGGCCTCCTATTGCATTTCCTCCTGCCGCTCGGAGAATGGACACACTCAATGACCTATTGGCAGCAAGCGATCTTGTTTCACTTCACTGTTCGCTATCCAATGATACAATGCATATTCTTAATGCAGAATGTCTGCAGCATATAAAGCCTG GGGCATTTATAGTTAATACTGGTAGTGGTCAGCTAATAGATGATTGTGCACTAAAACAGCTTTTGATTGATGGAACTATAGCTGGTTGTGCATTGGATGGTGCTGAGGGGCCACAGTGGATGGAAGCATGG GTAAGAGAGATGCCAAATGTGTTAATTCTTCCTCGGAGTGCAGATTACAGTGAAGAAGTATGGATGGAAATAAGGGAGAAAGCAGTCACTATATTGCAGtcatttttctttgatggagTTATTCCAAACAATGTTGTTTCTgatgaagatgaagaaaaaagtGAAACTGGGTATGAGGAAGACCAGTCGGAGAAACAAGACAAGGAAAGGGTTTCTGATGGTGAGCAGCAGACAGATGAGAGCCATATCAGCTCGGAATATTATAAGAAAAATGATATCCATCAATCGAAGGAATCTCAGGCTTCAGGTCTATCTCAAAACATTGGCTCTAGATCTGAAGGAAGGCATGGTAGATCTGGTAAGAAGGGTAAAAAGAGACCTGCTCGCCGTAGATCCCAGCAGAAGTCAGATGATTTTTCAGCAGTGGAAAATGATAGTAATTACACCTCGCGTCGGGAGGATGATACTGCTATAAGTTCTCGGTTTGCTTCTCCTGAGGATTCTAGAAATAAACAGATTTGTCTTGTGGAATCAGCAAGGGAATCAACTCCAGAAAAACAAATGGAAGTAAATACTGGGTTTAGCAGAAATTCTGTCAAGCTGCTGAGAGATGGTTTTGTTATAGCATTACATGCAAGAGACCGGCCAGGGTTCCATGTATCTAGGCAAAGAGTTCCTGGTAATGGGTGGTTCCTTGATACATTGTCTAATGTAACAAAAAGGGATCCAGCTGCACAATTCATTGTTGCCTTTAGGAGCAAG GATACACTAGGATTGCGATCTTTTGCTGCTGGCGGGAAACTTTTGCAG ATTaatagaagaatggaatttgtaTTTGCAAGTTATAGTTTTGATGTGTGGGAGAGTTGGATGCTAGAAGGTTCTGTGTTGGAAGAATGTAGACTTGTGAATTGCAGAAATCCATTG
- the LOC103718494 gene encoding protein FATTY ACID EXPORT 4, chloroplastic, with protein MVMSGVDRPAMSTSSAPYLSRSSLTLCLPYLSSAANQRTHLTASFSRPILQRKWKNDFRKKTVSLRCSALLLADVAPATCAAYGTLLLGGGVFAYARSGSRGSILGGLSGAALMAVAYYLMQSPETKAVGDAIGFGSAFLFAAVFGIRLAATRKFIPSGLLLGLSAGALAVFFSAYMQDKF; from the exons ATGGTCATGTCCGGAGTCGACCGACCGGCCATGTCGACATCCTCCGCACCGTATCTTTCTCGTAGCTCCCTAACCCTTTGCCTCCCTTACCTTTCTTCCGCCGCAAACCAAAGAACCCACCTCACCGCTTCCTTCTCTCGCCCCATTTTACAGCGGAAGTGGAAGAACGACTTCCGGAAGAAGACCGTCTCTCTCCGCTGCAGCGCTCTTCTCCTCGCCGACGTCGCCCCTGCCACCTGCGCGGCCTACGGCACCCTTCTTCTCGGTGGAGGCGTCTTTGCCT ATGCGAGATCCGGAAGTAGAGGCTCTATTCTTGGAGGACTATCCGGCGCTGCACTCATGGCCGTC GCATATTATCTCATGCAATCACCTGAGACAAAGGCAGTAGGTGATGCCATCGGATTCGGGTCTGCTTTCCTTTTTGCTGCTGTATTTG GTATACGGTTGGCTGCCACTCGAAAATTTATACCTTCTGGACTATTATTGGGCCTTTCTGCTGGTGCCTTGGCAGTTTTCTTTTCTGCTTATATGCAAGATAAGTTTTAA